From Shewanella yunxiaonensis, the proteins below share one genomic window:
- a CDS encoding immune inhibitor A domain-containing protein, which yields MNRRDLLSFISGISLLFAGGVSAAPAPRDPAIANQQQILYWLQKRGELAVDASDLAKQQALASYMAAGKLTKEQLTVVSQQQQLMKTALLRSQSSGLSSKLQRVSAADASVTKTVKVLAVLIDFPDLPYDNNRLTSADTDMYYSSYPASHYNDLLFSDAGFSGPSGQNLESAYQYYQAVSGSTFYFSGAVKGWFTASHDAAYYGANDPDNNDSDIRATDLVEEAVAKAAATMSADELAQYDVEDPYDLDGDGVLDEPDGIIDHVMVFHSSIGEESGGGVLGSDAIWSHRFYVPSSGGYGQLIPGTSKRVFGYTIQPIDSSVGVCVHEFGHDLGLPDEYDTGAVEDGEPVALWSLMSSGSWTGSPGGSAPSGFSPYARDFLQQRYKGLWLNQQTIDYSALTADGTDVVLNQATDANNINQLAITLPVGTVAITAPYAGAYQYYSGEGNNLNNAMSFDVQLPSSSSLTLTMKARWDTEKYYDYAQVLVDGVAIAGNYTLSSNSINNAANIITGDSSTLSAADNNGWVTLSYDLSAYAGLNKQISLVYKTDESLGGEGFQIDNLLINSGSSSVFADNAEQDNAAVTLGGFIRTGDTRPGKGRSYLVQLRSYNGVDSGLQLAAYDPGVLVWLRDDEVSDNNVSEHPGKVFIGVVDADQHVIGTESTLVQVHDAAFSLYNQSYYPNDSYRLANSFFDDREDYSGSTMPQAGIILPALGVTIEVVSQEQDSSQATVRVALAGTSQPAALAAGISVSAQNTTVSFSGSASGGTAPYHYQWSFGDGNSSSEQNPTHTYTSAGAYAVALTVTDAAAQTATITKQITLSSTLTAAFGSSTSGLTVQFTNQSSGGSGSLSYSWSFGDGSSSTLTSPTHTYSAAGSYTVTLTVSDSNNASSSASASVAVSAPTASTSSSGGGSMGLWCLLGLALTAFGRRKSLLRSVVANA from the coding sequence ATGAACCGTAGAGATTTGCTCTCCTTTATTAGTGGTATCAGTTTGCTGTTTGCTGGCGGTGTCAGCGCTGCTCCAGCCCCACGAGATCCGGCGATTGCCAATCAACAACAGATCCTCTACTGGCTGCAAAAAAGAGGGGAATTGGCGGTTGATGCCTCAGACTTAGCGAAACAACAGGCGCTGGCGTCATACATGGCGGCCGGCAAGTTGACAAAAGAGCAGTTAACCGTTGTCAGCCAGCAACAGCAATTAATGAAAACGGCATTGCTGCGCAGTCAGAGTAGTGGCCTTAGCAGTAAATTGCAGCGGGTATCCGCGGCTGATGCGAGTGTAACTAAGACAGTGAAAGTGTTAGCGGTGTTGATCGATTTTCCTGACTTGCCGTATGACAACAATCGGTTAACGTCTGCCGATACTGACATGTACTACAGCAGTTATCCGGCGTCACACTACAACGATTTGTTGTTCTCAGACGCTGGCTTTAGCGGCCCCTCAGGGCAGAATCTGGAGTCGGCTTACCAATATTACCAAGCCGTGTCCGGCAGCACTTTCTATTTTAGCGGTGCGGTTAAAGGCTGGTTTACCGCTAGCCATGATGCGGCATATTACGGTGCGAATGATCCGGATAATAACGACAGCGACATCCGTGCCACGGATTTAGTGGAAGAGGCCGTGGCCAAGGCCGCCGCGACTATGTCAGCCGATGAGCTGGCACAATATGATGTTGAAGACCCTTACGACCTTGATGGTGATGGTGTCCTCGATGAGCCCGATGGCATTATCGACCACGTGATGGTGTTCCACTCCAGTATTGGTGAGGAGTCTGGTGGCGGGGTGTTAGGCTCTGACGCCATTTGGTCGCACCGCTTCTATGTGCCATCGTCTGGTGGCTATGGTCAGCTGATCCCGGGAACGTCAAAACGCGTGTTTGGCTACACGATTCAGCCAATTGATTCCTCCGTTGGCGTATGTGTGCATGAATTCGGTCATGATCTGGGATTGCCGGATGAGTATGACACCGGTGCTGTTGAGGATGGCGAGCCGGTAGCCCTGTGGTCCTTGATGTCGAGCGGCAGTTGGACTGGGTCTCCTGGTGGCTCAGCGCCTTCTGGGTTTAGCCCTTATGCCCGTGACTTTTTACAGCAGCGTTATAAAGGTCTGTGGCTGAATCAACAGACTATTGACTACTCAGCGTTGACCGCAGATGGTACCGATGTTGTGCTGAATCAGGCAACAGATGCAAATAATATCAACCAATTGGCGATAACCTTACCGGTTGGCACTGTGGCTATAACCGCACCCTACGCTGGCGCATATCAGTATTATTCAGGTGAGGGAAATAACCTGAATAACGCCATGTCCTTTGATGTGCAGTTGCCAAGCAGTAGCAGTTTGACCCTGACAATGAAAGCTCGCTGGGATACCGAGAAATATTATGATTACGCTCAGGTACTGGTCGATGGTGTGGCAATTGCCGGTAATTACACGCTAAGTAGCAATAGTATCAACAATGCAGCCAACATCATTACAGGCGACTCCTCCACGTTATCGGCAGCCGACAATAATGGCTGGGTAACGCTCTCTTATGATCTGAGTGCCTATGCGGGACTGAACAAGCAGATCAGCCTGGTTTATAAAACCGATGAATCGCTCGGTGGTGAAGGTTTCCAGATAGATAATCTGTTGATTAATAGTGGGTCTAGCAGCGTGTTTGCCGACAACGCGGAGCAGGATAATGCGGCGGTCACTTTAGGTGGCTTTATCCGCACTGGTGACACCCGTCCAGGCAAAGGTCGCAGTTATCTGGTGCAGTTACGTAGTTACAATGGTGTGGACAGCGGCTTGCAGTTGGCAGCTTATGATCCTGGCGTGTTGGTGTGGCTGCGTGATGATGAAGTCAGTGATAACAATGTTTCCGAGCATCCCGGCAAAGTATTCATTGGGGTCGTGGATGCTGACCAACACGTGATAGGCACAGAATCAACGTTAGTGCAGGTTCATGACGCAGCTTTCAGTCTCTACAACCAGAGTTATTACCCTAATGACAGTTATCGGTTAGCAAATAGCTTTTTTGATGACCGGGAGGATTACAGCGGTTCAACAATGCCGCAGGCTGGCATTATCCTACCAGCCCTGGGTGTCACCATTGAAGTGGTGTCGCAGGAGCAGGATTCCAGCCAGGCTACCGTTCGTGTCGCGTTGGCTGGAACTAGCCAGCCAGCCGCTTTGGCTGCCGGTATCAGTGTTTCGGCACAAAATACTACGGTGAGTTTCAGCGGCAGTGCCAGTGGTGGCACTGCGCCGTATCACTATCAGTGGAGTTTTGGGGACGGAAATAGCAGTAGTGAACAGAATCCAACGCATACTTACACCTCAGCCGGGGCATACGCTGTGGCGCTTACGGTGACGGATGCTGCTGCTCAAACGGCCACGATTACCAAACAGATCACGCTCAGTTCCACACTAACGGCTGCCTTTGGTAGCAGTACCAGTGGCTTGACCGTGCAGTTTACCAATCAGAGTAGTGGTGGCAGTGGCTCCCTTAGTTACAGTTGGAGTTTTGGTGATGGGAGCAGTAGTACCCTGACCTCCCCGACGCATACCTATAGTGCAGCGGGAAGTTACACGGTCACATTAACCGTTAGCGATAGTAATAATGCCAGCAGCAGCGCGAGTGCCAGTGTCGCTGTCTCGGCCCCAACGGCCAGTACTAGCAGCTCTGGTGGGGGCAGTATGGGTCTCTGGTGTTTGCTCGGATTAGCGTTGACTGCCTTTGGACGGCGTAAGTCATTACTCAGATCAGTGGTGGCAAACGCTTAA
- a CDS encoding YhgN family NAAT transporter, which translates to MDILSAAVMLFLIMDPLGNLPVFASILRHIDPKKRRHVLVRELVFALVIMLMFLYAGEAILNFLNLRSESVSIAGGIILFLIAIRMIFPQPGGIVGLAAGEEPFIVPMAIPLMAGPSILAALILLAHTDSSKMLEWTVALVSAWAVSAFILLFYKVFNKILGDKGLTAVERLMGMVLVMISVQMFLDGIARYLSSVQ; encoded by the coding sequence ATGGATATTCTGTCTGCTGCCGTGATGTTATTCTTGATTATGGATCCGCTGGGTAACTTGCCAGTTTTTGCTTCGATATTACGGCATATTGATCCGAAAAAGCGCCGCCACGTGCTGGTCCGCGAACTGGTGTTCGCGCTGGTCATCATGTTGATGTTTCTCTATGCGGGTGAGGCTATTCTTAACTTCCTGAATCTACGTTCTGAAAGCGTCAGTATTGCAGGTGGTATTATCTTGTTCCTGATCGCTATTCGCATGATTTTCCCTCAGCCAGGCGGCATTGTTGGCTTGGCGGCTGGTGAAGAGCCGTTTATTGTGCCGATGGCCATTCCGCTGATGGCTGGCCCGTCAATCCTCGCTGCTTTGATCCTGCTGGCACATACCGACAGCAGTAAGATGCTGGAATGGACCGTGGCTTTGGTCTCTGCTTGGGCAGTTAGTGCATTTATTTTGTTGTTTTATAAAGTATTCAATAAAATACTTGGCGATAAAGGTCTGACCGCCGTTGAGCGTTTGATGGGCATGGTGCTGGTGATGATTTCCGTACAGATGTTCCTTGATGGTATCGCGCGGTATCTCTCTTCAGTCCAATAA
- a CDS encoding metal transporter: MLYLVASCVALLLGPIFYRWLSSGSGLHKGLDGFIFVSLGGLVLVHILPELLEHGGLLALVFVVLGLWGPSASEKLFHRYSDLTHNVTLILGITGLLLHTVTDGGAIVLAQQDSNYSLLALGVILHRLPVGLAIWWLLKPHAGARWAWAVLVLMMLLTSVGYVAGEQLLQHLSLDNTVYLQAFVTGSILHVVLHQPHGNDNDSNGHYELYAGFGSLLGLGLLTVLMLMDSGEHAHEHAHESVQLVDWLLMLAPALILAHVAATLRYACNLKPDSQNPLLQWLQRLAAPEVLLLTLLLLGPAFAGLQLLSLLLVGGLLTVLKATPVDVLPRPHTSALAFGFSYGVDRSAPWILLSLLLANLIGHPSVPLDNNWVQVAVLALVFIPLQFSPLGSTVMAATLAYSGWNSPALVMCLCGAQLLSISQLRVLSLLQKSLALAVLAVILGLATYWQPQWQLLLPQQTTISTIALMLLAILFAISLLRQGPRRFLRALKPQLQLANTAAHHHSHAEHHH; this comes from the coding sequence ATGTTATACCTTGTTGCCAGCTGCGTGGCCCTTTTGCTCGGTCCGATCTTTTATCGTTGGTTATCATCAGGTAGCGGCCTGCATAAAGGACTGGATGGCTTCATCTTCGTTTCCTTAGGTGGCCTGGTACTGGTGCATATTCTGCCAGAACTGCTGGAGCATGGTGGTTTGCTGGCACTGGTATTTGTGGTACTCGGACTCTGGGGACCATCTGCCAGCGAAAAGTTGTTCCATCGCTATTCGGACCTCACTCACAACGTTACGCTGATTTTAGGGATCACCGGTTTGTTGCTGCACACCGTCACTGATGGTGGCGCCATTGTGCTGGCACAGCAGGACAGCAATTACAGTCTGTTGGCACTTGGTGTGATCCTGCATCGATTACCTGTAGGATTGGCCATCTGGTGGTTGTTAAAACCTCATGCCGGTGCACGTTGGGCATGGGCCGTGCTGGTACTGATGATGTTATTAACCAGTGTTGGCTATGTCGCCGGGGAGCAACTCCTGCAACATCTCAGCCTGGACAATACCGTCTACCTACAAGCCTTTGTCACTGGCTCTATTCTGCATGTGGTGCTGCATCAACCACATGGTAATGACAATGACAGCAACGGCCATTACGAACTGTATGCCGGATTCGGAAGTTTGTTGGGTTTAGGGTTACTGACCGTACTGATGCTGATGGATTCAGGTGAACATGCCCACGAACACGCCCATGAATCTGTGCAACTTGTCGACTGGTTATTAATGCTGGCTCCTGCCTTGATACTGGCCCATGTTGCCGCGACGCTGCGTTATGCATGTAATCTGAAACCTGATAGCCAAAATCCACTGTTGCAATGGCTGCAACGACTGGCCGCCCCCGAAGTTCTGTTATTGACGCTGCTATTACTGGGACCCGCCTTTGCAGGACTACAGTTGCTGTCACTGTTATTAGTGGGCGGGTTGCTGACTGTGCTTAAAGCAACGCCAGTAGATGTACTGCCGCGGCCACACACCAGCGCTTTGGCATTTGGCTTCAGCTATGGTGTTGATCGCAGCGCGCCATGGATTCTGCTCAGTCTGTTATTGGCCAATTTAATCGGCCATCCTTCGGTACCATTAGACAACAATTGGGTACAAGTTGCTGTACTCGCGCTAGTTTTCATTCCATTGCAGTTCAGCCCGCTTGGCAGCACCGTCATGGCTGCTACCCTCGCCTATAGCGGTTGGAATTCACCGGCATTGGTGATGTGCCTTTGTGGTGCCCAGTTGCTCAGCATCAGTCAACTGCGAGTGTTGTCATTGCTTCAAAAGTCGCTGGCATTAGCAGTATTAGCTGTCATATTAGGATTAGCAACTTACTGGCAGCCACAGTGGCAGTTGCTGCTACCTCAGCAAACAACGATCAGCACTATCGCGTTAATGTTACTGGCGATCCTGTTTGCTATTAGCTTATTACGCCAGGGACCGAGACGATTTTTACGGGCACTGAAACCGCAGTTACAGCTTGCTAATACCGCTGCACACCACCACAGTCACGCGGAACATCATCACTGA
- a CDS encoding NRDE family protein, producing MCILFVALQQHPDYPLILCANRDEYHHRPSQAAHFWPPQQQLLAGKDLSAGGSWLGVNRQGTLAAITNIRAPHLLRDNCRSRGELVIRALSQSVSPQWLQQHRQDYNPFNLLYGDADHLYCYNSLGENLQPLTPGFHAISNGALDDIWPKMARGTQALQQKIVGAAPLDYATLLDIMQDDTEAESAQLPDTGIDSEWERKLSAIFIRHPQYGTRSTSLLLQNHAGEIHFHEVRYNSDGKVLGQESFHFAISG from the coding sequence ATGTGTATTCTGTTTGTCGCATTGCAGCAACACCCAGATTACCCACTAATCCTGTGTGCTAATCGGGACGAATACCATCATCGGCCTTCGCAGGCGGCACATTTCTGGCCGCCACAGCAGCAACTACTGGCGGGTAAAGACCTGAGCGCTGGAGGCAGTTGGTTAGGCGTAAATAGGCAAGGCACCCTGGCGGCGATCACCAATATCCGCGCACCTCATTTGCTCCGCGATAATTGCCGTAGCCGTGGTGAACTGGTCATTCGGGCGCTCAGCCAGTCTGTCAGTCCCCAGTGGTTACAGCAGCACCGACAAGACTATAACCCTTTCAATCTGCTTTACGGCGATGCTGACCATTTGTATTGCTATAACAGTCTTGGTGAGAATCTGCAGCCACTGACACCCGGCTTTCATGCGATCAGCAATGGCGCCCTTGATGACATCTGGCCGAAGATGGCGCGAGGAACGCAGGCATTGCAGCAAAAAATTGTCGGTGCTGCGCCTTTGGATTACGCCACATTGCTAGACATTATGCAGGATGATACCGAAGCAGAAAGCGCACAATTACCGGACACCGGCATTGATAGTGAATGGGAACGGAAATTATCAGCGATTTTTATTCGGCACCCGCAATATGGGACTCGCAGCACCAGCTTACTATTACAGAATCATGCGGGGGAGATCCATTTCCATGAGGTGCGGTATAACAGCGATGGCAAAGTGCTGGGGCAGGAGAGTTTCCACTTTGCAATTTCGGGTTGA
- a CDS encoding mechanosensitive ion channel family protein produces MEKDIRVVLSDWLARLGVNSEPSGWLATSILILSSLLVAAIVYIIIRRGVVQAMNLMIVHSKATWDDIFLKHRVLEKLSLLAPAIVLNSLVPLVLTEHRLASGLIDKLLSIWLVVVMVRALYAAMDAINEVADVKLISRRLPIKSFVQLFKLFLFFVALIVSISVLADQSPIYFLSGLGVATGLVMLVFKDTILGFVAGIQLAANRMVSPGDWIQMDKYGADGAVEEVSLITVKVRNWDKTITMIPAYALVSDAFRNWRGMSESGGRRIKRALNIDINSIRFLTEADRKQLAKINYLKEYLPKKISELGQSNAKVSDMDMPVNGRRLTNVGTFRAYLVEYLKHHDKVHQDMTLMVRQLAPTTEGLPLELYIFTNDTRWVNYEEIQSDIFDHIFAILPQFDLRAFQAPTGNDIRSLRGVPLADK; encoded by the coding sequence TTGGAAAAAGATATTCGTGTTGTGTTGTCGGACTGGTTGGCGCGGCTAGGTGTTAACAGTGAACCTTCGGGTTGGCTGGCAACATCAATTCTGATCCTGAGCAGTCTGTTGGTCGCGGCTATCGTTTATATCATCATCCGTCGCGGGGTGGTACAAGCGATGAATCTGATGATTGTGCACTCCAAAGCCACCTGGGATGATATCTTTTTGAAGCACCGGGTGTTGGAGAAGTTGTCATTGCTCGCTCCGGCAATAGTGCTCAATTCTTTAGTGCCGCTGGTGCTGACAGAACATCGGTTGGCCAGCGGTCTCATCGACAAGCTGTTGAGTATCTGGCTGGTGGTGGTGATGGTCCGGGCGTTGTATGCGGCGATGGATGCCATCAATGAAGTCGCAGATGTCAAACTGATCAGTCGGCGCCTGCCTATCAAAAGCTTTGTGCAGTTGTTTAAACTGTTCCTGTTTTTCGTCGCGTTGATTGTCAGTATTTCGGTGCTGGCAGATCAGTCACCTATTTATTTCCTCAGCGGCTTGGGTGTCGCCACCGGTTTAGTGATGTTGGTATTCAAGGATACTATCTTAGGGTTTGTGGCGGGGATCCAGCTGGCGGCTAACCGAATGGTCAGTCCAGGGGACTGGATCCAGATGGATAAGTATGGCGCAGATGGTGCTGTAGAAGAGGTATCGCTCATCACCGTTAAAGTGCGTAACTGGGATAAAACCATCACCATGATCCCGGCTTATGCATTGGTTTCGGATGCGTTTCGTAACTGGCGTGGCATGTCGGAATCGGGTGGCCGACGCATCAAACGTGCGTTGAATATTGATATCAATTCCATCCGCTTTCTGACGGAGGCAGACCGCAAGCAACTGGCGAAAATCAACTATCTGAAAGAATACTTGCCGAAAAAAATCAGTGAGCTCGGGCAATCCAACGCCAAGGTATCGGATATGGATATGCCGGTTAATGGCCGCCGGCTGACCAATGTCGGCACTTTTCGCGCCTATCTGGTGGAGTATCTGAAACACCATGACAAGGTGCATCAGGATATGACCCTGATGGTGCGGCAGTTGGCACCAACGACAGAAGGATTACCGCTGGAACTCTATATCTTCACTAATGATACCCGCTGGGTAAATTATGAAGAGATCCAATCCGATATCTTTGACCATATCTTTGCCATTTTACCGCAATTTGATCTGCGGGCATTTCAGGCGCCAACCGGTAATGATATCCGTAGTCTGCGGGGTGTGCCGCTGGCAGACAAATAA
- the mutM gene encoding bifunctional DNA-formamidopyrimidine glycosylase/DNA-(apurinic or apyrimidinic site) lyase, with amino-acid sequence MPELPEVEVTRRGIEPWLVGQTVRRLVVRNGSLRWPVPELAQQIAGQTICAVRRRAKYLLLDTEAGTAIVHLGMSGSLRILTRATPPAKHDHIDLELENGRVLRFNDPRRFGAWLWCQLPEQAHPLLSHLGPEPLTDAFSPAYLQQALRGKTKAIKQCLMDNAVVVGVGNIYANEALFAAGIHPQLPAAAVKPEQLLLLVTEIKAILARAIEQGGTTLKDFVNADGKPGYFAQKLLVYGRGGQPCLHCGKELSEIRLGQRSTVFCPVCQPTARKTNTSLKASKSLKTGR; translated from the coding sequence ATGCCTGAATTACCTGAAGTTGAGGTTACTCGTCGTGGTATTGAACCCTGGTTAGTGGGGCAGACAGTACGTCGATTAGTGGTTCGTAATGGCAGTTTGCGCTGGCCGGTACCAGAGTTGGCCCAGCAAATTGCGGGTCAAACGATCTGTGCCGTGCGTCGCCGCGCTAAGTACCTGTTACTTGACACTGAAGCGGGAACGGCAATTGTACATTTGGGCATGTCTGGCAGTTTACGCATTCTCACCCGCGCGACGCCACCAGCAAAACACGACCATATCGACCTGGAGCTGGAGAACGGCCGAGTGCTCAGGTTTAATGACCCGCGTCGTTTTGGTGCCTGGCTATGGTGTCAGTTGCCGGAGCAAGCGCATCCGCTGCTGTCTCATCTGGGGCCAGAGCCGCTGACCGATGCCTTCAGCCCTGCTTATCTGCAACAGGCGCTTCGTGGGAAAACGAAAGCCATTAAACAGTGTTTGATGGATAACGCCGTTGTGGTGGGCGTGGGAAATATCTACGCCAATGAAGCCCTGTTCGCTGCGGGTATTCATCCGCAACTGCCTGCGGCCGCCGTTAAACCCGAGCAGTTACTGCTGCTGGTCACCGAGATCAAAGCGATTTTGGCACGAGCCATTGAACAGGGCGGTACCACTCTTAAGGATTTCGTCAACGCTGATGGTAAACCGGGTTATTTTGCACAGAAGTTGCTGGTTTACGGTCGCGGTGGTCAGCCGTGTTTGCATTGTGGTAAGGAATTATCTGAAATTCGTCTCGGTCAACGCAGTACCGTATTTTGCCCTGTGTGTCAGCCCACGGCTCGTAAAACAAATACATCCCTAAAAGCAAGCAAGTCCCTAAAAACTGGTCGCTGA
- the moaA gene encoding GTP 3',8-cyclase MoaA yields the protein MGLSDGFSRKVEYLRLSVTDRCDFRCVYCMGDNPRFLPKQQVLSLEEMAHVCQAFTEMGVTKIRLTGGEPLMRRDVTQLVERLNQLPGLRELSMTTNGSHLTKLAPALKAAGLSRLNISLDTLNPERFQELTRIGKLERVIAGIDAALDAGFERIKVNAVILKQRNEDEILALVEFCRGRGLDIAFIEEMPLGEMAERQSPRYMSSDDVQQAIEQHYPLTLSNRRTGGPCRYFQMPDSDIHIGFISPHSHNFCNECNRVRLTADGRLLLCLGNENSVDLRQVVREHPDDLELLQQTIAESLQRKPRSHQFDQPDAPQILRFMNATGG from the coding sequence ATGGGCCTCAGCGATGGTTTTTCTCGTAAAGTTGAATACCTGCGATTATCCGTAACTGACAGATGCGATTTTCGCTGTGTTTATTGCATGGGCGATAATCCCAGATTCTTGCCCAAGCAGCAGGTGTTGTCGCTGGAAGAGATGGCCCATGTCTGTCAGGCTTTTACCGAAATGGGTGTGACCAAAATCCGCTTGACCGGTGGCGAACCGCTGATGCGCCGTGATGTCACGCAGCTGGTTGAACGCTTAAATCAGTTACCTGGATTACGTGAGCTGTCGATGACAACCAACGGCTCGCATCTCACCAAACTGGCGCCCGCATTAAAAGCAGCAGGACTCTCTCGCCTTAACATCAGCCTCGATACGCTTAACCCGGAACGTTTTCAGGAACTGACGCGGATTGGTAAGCTGGAGCGCGTTATCGCTGGAATCGATGCCGCTTTAGATGCCGGGTTTGAGCGGATCAAGGTCAATGCAGTGATCCTCAAACAACGCAATGAAGATGAGATCCTGGCGCTGGTGGAGTTCTGCCGTGGTCGCGGTCTGGACATCGCGTTTATTGAAGAGATGCCGTTGGGCGAAATGGCAGAGCGGCAATCGCCACGTTATATGTCCAGTGATGATGTACAGCAGGCGATCGAGCAACATTATCCGTTGACGCTGTCGAATCGGCGCACGGGTGGCCCTTGTCGTTATTTTCAAATGCCTGATAGCGATATCCATATCGGTTTTATCTCCCCTCATAGCCACAATTTCTGTAATGAATGTAACCGGGTACGGTTAACAGCGGATGGGCGGCTGTTATTGTGCCTCGGTAACGAAAACTCGGTGGATTTAAGGCAAGTGGTGCGTGAACATCCGGATGACCTCGAGTTGTTGCAGCAAACCATCGCCGAGTCATTGCAACGCAAGCCGCGTTCCCATCAGTTTGATCAGCCTGACGCGCCGCAAATTTTGCGTTTTATGAACGCCACTGGTGGCTAA
- a CDS encoding bifunctional molybdopterin-guanine dinucleotide biosynthesis adaptor protein MobB/molybdopterin molybdotransferase MoeA: MSTVFHNPLPIPVLGFCAYSGTGKTTLLKQLIPVLNQRGLRLAVLKHAHHNFDVDIPGKDSYEMRKAGARQMLVASHVRWALMTEDPQESDPDLVHLLQQLEADKADLVLVEGFKKLALPKIELHRAALGKPFIYTEDPNILAVACCADTELPAQIPRLDINNIAQIADFVLQYAAEWQPEIPKSKSLPLDACETGDGDNLSVRQGIDNILAQVQPITAVEPLALDDSDNRILARDAISPVNVPQQTNSAMDGYAFVYQEPLPERFVVKGEVLAGHSYDAELQPGEAVRIMTGAPLPRGANAVQPRELADETAGYVSFSGKMKLGQNVRLAGEDIAEGAVALPAGSRLGAAEQGLLASLGFAEITAVRRPVVAVFSSGDEVCQPGSELKPNCIYDSNRYTIKAMAKRLGCDVIDLGIIEDSEAALTAALAGAAAKADMVISSGGVSVGNADYIKKVLAAIGEIHFWRINMRPGRPLAFGKVNDALFFGLPGNPVATMVVFLMFVQPALRKLAGEQHWQPQLLPAIADETFKSRQGRTEFSRAIATLGNDGQLHVRATGSQGSGMLSSMVKGNCLAIIGDQDERVDAGQPLYILPFGALL, from the coding sequence ATGAGCACCGTTTTTCATAACCCGCTTCCCATTCCTGTTTTGGGGTTTTGTGCATACAGCGGCACCGGCAAAACCACTTTGCTGAAGCAGCTGATACCCGTACTTAACCAACGTGGACTGCGCTTGGCGGTGCTCAAACATGCCCATCACAATTTCGATGTGGATATTCCTGGCAAAGACAGCTACGAGATGCGCAAAGCCGGTGCCCGGCAGATGCTGGTGGCATCACATGTGCGTTGGGCCTTGATGACAGAAGATCCGCAGGAGTCTGACCCTGACTTAGTGCATCTGCTGCAACAGTTGGAAGCCGATAAAGCTGATCTGGTGTTAGTGGAAGGCTTTAAAAAACTGGCACTGCCCAAAATTGAATTGCATCGCGCAGCATTAGGTAAGCCGTTTATCTATACCGAGGATCCTAACATTCTGGCGGTTGCCTGCTGTGCCGATACCGAGTTGCCAGCACAAATCCCGCGACTGGATATTAACAATATCGCGCAGATTGCGGATTTCGTCTTGCAGTATGCCGCCGAATGGCAGCCCGAAATACCCAAAAGCAAATCGTTGCCTCTGGACGCCTGTGAAACCGGTGATGGTGACAATCTGTCAGTACGTCAGGGGATTGATAACATCCTGGCACAAGTGCAGCCGATTACGGCTGTCGAACCGCTGGCGCTGGATGATAGTGATAACCGTATTCTCGCGCGGGATGCCATCTCCCCGGTTAACGTGCCGCAACAGACCAATTCCGCGATGGATGGCTATGCCTTTGTCTATCAGGAGCCGCTGCCTGAGCGTTTTGTCGTGAAGGGTGAGGTATTAGCCGGTCACAGTTATGACGCTGAGCTACAGCCAGGCGAAGCGGTTCGTATCATGACGGGTGCGCCGCTACCGCGAGGCGCTAATGCGGTGCAGCCGCGGGAACTGGCCGATGAGACCGCTGGTTATGTGAGTTTTTCCGGCAAAATGAAATTGGGTCAGAACGTGCGGCTGGCCGGTGAAGATATCGCCGAAGGCGCAGTTGCCCTGCCCGCGGGCAGTCGGCTCGGAGCTGCAGAACAGGGGCTATTGGCTTCGCTCGGGTTTGCTGAAATTACTGCGGTGCGTCGTCCAGTGGTTGCCGTGTTTTCTTCTGGCGATGAGGTGTGTCAGCCGGGGAGCGAACTGAAACCAAACTGTATTTATGACTCCAACCGCTACACCATTAAGGCAATGGCGAAGCGATTAGGATGCGATGTTATTGATCTGGGCATTATTGAAGATTCTGAAGCCGCGCTTACGGCTGCTCTTGCCGGGGCTGCAGCTAAAGCCGATATGGTGATTAGCTCTGGCGGTGTATCAGTGGGCAACGCCGATTACATCAAAAAAGTGCTGGCGGCGATTGGTGAAATTCACTTCTGGCGTATCAATATGCGCCCGGGGCGCCCATTGGCATTTGGCAAAGTGAACGATGCCCTGTTCTTTGGCTTACCCGGTAATCCGGTGGCGACCATGGTGGTGTTCCTGATGTTTGTGCAACCAGCATTGCGTAAGCTTGCCGGCGAGCAGCATTGGCAGCCGCAATTATTGCCAGCGATTGCAGATGAAACCTTTAAAAGCCGTCAGGGCCGCACTGAATTCAGTCGGGCAATCGCTACCCTGGGTAATGATGGTCAGCTGCATGTGCGGGCTACCGGTTCCCAGGGATCTGGCATGCTCAGTTCAATGGTTAAAGGTAATTGCCTGGCTATCATTGGCGATCAGGATGAGCGAGTTGATGCCGGTCAGCCGCTTTATATTTTGCCGTTTGGCGCGCTGCTGTGA